A genome region from Gymnogyps californianus isolate 813 chromosome 4, ASM1813914v2, whole genome shotgun sequence includes the following:
- the LAP3 gene encoding cytosol aminopeptidase — protein MLLPWVRRVAARRLGRDLPLACSCSAQGPSPRGYSRGAGGKGLVLGIYSSEKDEGAAQFTSAGDAFDRLVSGKLSELLSVCGPPLKKGKTRIFHGLHQDFPSVVVVGLGKKNAGVNDQENWNEGKENIRAAVAVGCRQIQDLEIPCVEVDPCGDAQAAAEGAVLGLHEYNELKQKKKPVVTPQLHASAESEAWQKGVIYAEGQNLARYLMEAPANYITPIKFAEHIEQKLRSFSNVNVHIRPESWIAAQQMGAFLSVAKGSAEPPIFLEIHYLGSANTNDSPLVFVGKGVTFDSGGISLKPSSGMDAMRADMGGAATICSAIVTAAALNLPLNIIGLAPLCENMPSGKANKPGDVVRAKNGKTIQVDNTDAEGRLLLADALCYAHNFNARAIVNAATLTGAMDVALGSAATGVFTNSSWLWTHLYEASILTGDRVWRMPLFDHYTKQVTDCPLADLSNIGKYSRAGGACTAAAFLKEFVTASHWAHLDIAGVMSNKDEVPYLRKGMAGRPTRTLVEFAARLSQDSHNTR, from the exons ATGCTGCTGCCGTGGGTGCGGAGGGTGGCTGCGCGCCGCCTCGGCCGGGATCTCCCCCTGGCCTGCAGCTGCTCGGCGCAGGGGCCCTCGCCGCGGGGCTACAGCCGCGGAGCGGGCGGGAAG GGTCTTGTTCTGGGAATCTACTCAAGTGAAAAGGATGAAGGTGCTGCCCAGTTCACTAGTGCAGGAGATGCTTTTGATAGACTTGTGTCTGGAAAACTGAGCGAACTTCTGTCTGT ATGTGGGCCACCTttgaagaaaggcaaaacacGCATATTCCATGGTTTGCATCAG GACTTTCCGAGTGTGGTTGTAGTTGGCTTGGGTAAGAAGAATGCTGGAGTAAATGACCAAGAAAACTGGaatgaaggcaaagaaaatattcgTGCAGCTGTTGCag ttggCTGTAGACAGATCCAAGATCTGGAGATCCCTTGTGTTGAAGTAGACCCCTGTGGAGATGCTCAAGCGGCTGCAGAAGGTGCTGTCCTTGGATTGCATGAATATAACgagctgaagcaaaaaaagaaacctgtagTTACTCCTCAGCTTCATGCAAG TGCTGAAAGTGAAGCCTGGCAAAAAGGTGTTATCTATGCTGAGGGTCAGAACCTCGCTCGGTACCTTATGGAGGCTCCAGCTAATTATATAACTCCAATCAAATTTGCCGAACATATTGAACAGAAGCTCAGAAGTTTCAGCAATGTGAATGTCCATATAAG ACCGGAGTCTTGGATAGCAGCACAACAGATGGGAGCATTCCTGAGTGTAGCTAAGGGTTCGGCTGAACCTCCCATCTTTCTGGAGATTCACTATTTAGGTAGTGCTAATACAAATGACTCCCCGTTGGTATTTGTAGGAAAAGGAGTTACATTTGACAG TGGTGGCATTTCACTGAAGCCGTCATCGGGTATGGATGCGATGAGAGCAGATATGGGAGGGGCAGCAACTATCTGTTCAGCCATtgtgacagcagcagctttAAATCTACCTCTTAACATAATTG gTTTGGCACCCCTCTGTGAAAATATGCCCAGTGGTAAGGCAAACAAGCCTGGGGATGTAGTTAGAGCCAAGAATGGAAAAACAATACAG GTAGATAACACAGATGCAGAAGGACGACTGCTGTTAGCTGATGCTCTCTGTTACGCCCACAATTTTAATGCGAGGGCTATTGTGAATGCTGCAACATTAACAG GTGCCATGGATGTTGCGCTGGGGTCTGCTGCGACTGGAGTGTTCACAAACTCATCTTGGCTTTGGACTCACCTTTATGAG gccAGCATTTTGACAGGAGACAGAGTTTGGAGAATGCCTCTTTTTGACCATTACACAAAACAAGTAACAGACTGTCCTCTTGCAGATCTGAGTAACATTGGAAAGTACAGCAG agctggaggagcaTGCACAGCTGCTGCATTCCTGAAGGAATTTGTCACTGCCTCTCACTGGGCTCATTTAGATATAGCTGGTGTGATGTCGAATAAAGATGAGGTGCCCTATCTTCGAAAAGGCATGGCAGGGCGGCCTACAAGAACGCTAGTAGAGTTTGCAGCTCGATTAAGTCAAGACAGTCACAATACCAGATAA